The sequence TTTATTGAAGATCCAGAAGGAGATGAAGTTTATCCTATTGTTACCTACACCTGGCTTTTGGCTTATAAGAAATATGACAATCCTGCTAAAGCCAAAGCTGTAGAAGCAATGGTTGAATATGGTTTGACTGAAGGTCAGAAAGTAAGTACAGAACTTGGTTACGTTCCTTTACCTGCGAATGTTGTTGAGAAAGTCGCTGCTGCTGCTGACGCAATCAGCCCCGAGTACAACATTAATGTTGCTGCTAAGTAGTAAGTAATGGTTGAAAGTAGATTGTTCAACCAAGTGCGATCAAAATTTAATTAGTCAAAGAATAATGTGGTTCGCTCCCACATTTTCTCTATTACATGGGTAAAGTTTTTTTATGAATGCACCAACCCAAAATAGTCAAACAGACGGAAAAAACCGCTCTGAAGCAGATAGAAAGCTTGACAGCAGTTTTATTTGGGCAACGCGAATTTTTGCTTTCGGTATTGCCGCCATTTTGCTATGGATCGGATTTCAGGTCGCTGTCCAGGGATTTCCGGCGCTACAGGAATTTGGTCTTGGCTTTTTATTCAATGCTGCTTGGGACCCAGTTAGAAGTAACTACGGAGTACTGCCCCAAATTTACGGAACTTTAGCTAGTTCTTTTATCGGTTTGTTAATTGCAGTACCCATTGGCGTTGGAACCGCTGTATTGTTGAGCGAAAATATATTGCCGCTGTCAGTGCGAACCGTGCTGGTTTTTCTAGTGGAGCTGCTAGCAGCAATTCCCAGCGTTGTATATGGTTTGTGGGGAATTTTCGTTTTAATTCCTTTCTTGGGAGGTGTTGGTCAATGGCTGAATCAGTACTTTGGTTGGATACCACTATTTAGCCGTCCCGAATCGGGAGCAATTGGCGGTCCTGGATTGCTACCTGCCGGACTTATCCTAGTAATTATGACTTTGCCGATTATTACAGCAATTTCTCGCGATGCACTGGCTTCAGTACCTAACAATTTGCGCGAAGCTGCTTATGGATTGGGATGTACTCGTTGGGAAACACTTATCAAAGTAATTATTCCTGCTGCATTTTCCGGTATTGTCAGTGCCATTATGCTAGCACTCGGTCGGGCTATGGGAGAAACGATGGCTGTAACCATGTTGATTGGTAACTCCAACAGAATCAGTCCTTCTTTGTTTGCACCTAGCAATACAATTGCTTCTTTATTAGCAAATCAATTTGCAGAAGCTGGTGGATTACA comes from Rivularia sp. PCC 7116 and encodes:
- the pstC gene encoding phosphate ABC transporter permease subunit PstC; the encoded protein is MNAPTQNSQTDGKNRSEADRKLDSSFIWATRIFAFGIAAILLWIGFQVAVQGFPALQEFGLGFLFNAAWDPVRSNYGVLPQIYGTLASSFIGLLIAVPIGVGTAVLLSENILPLSVRTVLVFLVELLAAIPSVVYGLWGIFVLIPFLGGVGQWLNQYFGWIPLFSRPESGAIGGPGLLPAGLILVIMTLPIITAISRDALASVPNNLREAAYGLGCTRWETLIKVIIPAAFSGIVSAIMLALGRAMGETMAVTMLIGNSNRISPSLFAPSNTIASLLANQFAEAGGLQISALMYAAFVLFILTLVVNILAELVVLRVKQL